One window of Dromaius novaehollandiae isolate bDroNov1 chromosome 20, bDroNov1.hap1, whole genome shotgun sequence genomic DNA carries:
- the FBXW2 gene encoding F-box/WD repeat-containing protein 2: protein MEKKDFEAWLDNISITFLSLTDLQKNETLDHLISLSGAVQLRHLSNNLEILLKRDFLKLLPLELSFYLLKWLDPQTLLTCCLVSKQWNKVISACTEVWQTACKNLGWEIDDSVQDPLHWKKVYLKAILRMKQLKDHEAFETSSLIGHSARVYALYYKDGLLCTGSDDLSAKLWDVSTGQCIYGIQTHTCAAVKFDEQKLVTGSFDNTVACWEWSSGAKTQHFRGHTGAVFSVDYNDELDILVSGSADFTVKVWALSTGMCLNTLTGHTEWVTKVVLQKCKVKSLMHSPGDYILLSADKYEIKIWPIGREINCKCLKTLSVSEDRSISLQPRLHFDGKYIVCSSALGLYQWDFASYDILRVIKPPDFSNVSLLGFGEIFALLFDNRYLYIMDLRTEKLISRWPLPEYRKSKRGSSFLAGEMSWLNGLNGQNDMGLVFATSMPDHSIHLVLWKEHG, encoded by the exons ATGGAGAAAAAGGACTTTGAAGCATGGCTTGATAACATTTCTATTACATTTCTTTCTCTGACGGACttgcagaaaaatgaaactcTGGATCACCTGATTAGCTTGAGTGGAGCAGTCCAGCTCAGGCACCTCTCCAATAATCTAGAGATTCTCCTCAAGAGGGACTTCCTCAAACTTCTTCCGTTGGAACTTAGCTTTTATCTATTAAAATGGCTCGATCCTCAGACCTTACTCACATGTTGCCTCGTCTCTAAGCAGTGGAATAAGGTCATAAGTGCCTGTACAGAGGTATGGCAGACTGCATGTAAGAATTTAGGTTGGGAAATAGATGACTCTGTTCAGGACCCTTTACATTGGAAGAAGGTTTACCTAAAGGCTATTTTAAGGATGAAGCAACTGAAGGACCACGAAGCCTTTGAGACATCCTCTTTGATTGGACACAGTGCCAGAGTATATGCACTTTACTATAAAGATGGACTTCTGTGTACAG GATCAGATGACTTGTCTGCAAAACTGTGGGATGTAAGCACAGGTCAGTGCATATATGGTATCCAGACACATACTTGTGCTGCGGTGAAGTTTGATGAACAAAAACTTGTAACAGGATCTTTTGATAACACAGTAGCCTGTTGGGAATGGAGCTCTGGGGCCAAGACTCAGCATTTTAGAGGACACACAGGTGCAG TTTTTAGTGTGGATTACAATGATGAACTTGATATTCTGGTCAGTGGCTCTGCAGACTTCACTGTGAAAGTATGGGCCTTATCAACAGGAATGTGCCTGAATACCCTTACTGGACACACGGAGTGGGTCACTAAG GTAGTTTTGCAGAAGTGCAAAGTCAAATCTCTTATGCATAGTCCTGGGGATTATATTCTTCTAAGTGCAGATAAGTATGAAATCAAG ATTTGGCCTATTGGAAGGGAAATAAACTGCAAGTGCTTAAAAACATTATCTGTTTCTGAAGATCGCAGCATCTCCTTGCAGCCCAGGCTGCACTTTGATGGTAAATACATAGTGTGCAGCTCAGCTCTAGGACTGTACCAGTGGGACTTTGCCAGCTATGATATTCTCAG GGTTATCAAACCTCCTGACTTTTCAAATGTGTCCTTGCTGGGCTTTGGAGAGATATTTGCTCTACTGTTTGACAACAGATACCTGTATATAATGGACTTGAGGACAGAAAAACTGATAAGCCGCTGGCCTCTACCAGAGTATCGGAAGTCAAAGAGAGGTTCAAGCTTTTTGGCTGGTGAAATGTCTTGGTTAAATGGACTAAATGGCCAAAATGATATGGGCTTGGTTTTTGCCACCAGTATGCCAGACCACAGTATCCATTTGGTATTATGGAAGGAACATGGCTGA